In Leptolyngbya sp. O-77, the genomic window CGCCGACTCGCGCATCAGGTCGGGCGATACGGAAAACGGCGAACAGGGAGCCAGGACAATCCGCAGCATGGCGTAGCGCTCATTGTCGTGATATTGCTCGATCAGCCGCTGGGAATCTTGCAAAATCGCCGCTTCCGACTCCACCACCGAGTCCGGCGGCAGCCCACCCTGACTTTTGCCGACGCTCATGCTGCCCCGGCAGGGATGAAACCGCAGCCCCATCTCCTGCGCGGCGCGGATTTCGTCATCCAGCGTGCAGCCGTTGGGGAAGATGTAGAGATGGTCGCTGGCGGTGGTGCAGCCCGACAGCATCAGTTCGGCGATCGCCATCTGAGTACTTACATAAATCGCATCCGGCGTCAGGTTTGCCCAGATGGGATAGAGCGTTGTCAGCCAGTCAAACAAGGTGCCGTTTTGTGCGCCGGGAATCACCCGCGTCAGGCATTGGTAGAAATGGTGGTGCGTGTTGACCAGTCCAGGCAGAACGATGTGGCGATCGCCCAACTCCAGCACCTCGTCCGCCGCCACAGTGGAATCAGCCGCCAGTTCTGCCGTCGTGCCGACCCGCTCAATCACGCCGTCCCTTGCCAGCAGCGCCCCACCGCGAATCTCGCGCCGCTGATCATCATGGGTAACGAGGGTATGAATGTTCTGAACGAGAAGGGTAGCCATAGCAAAGGAGGGGTAGGTCGTGTCTCCAATCGTCGTAGATATGGCAACCCGGAACCGTATCTTAAAGAGCGGTTTTTGGTTCGACTTGACAGTTCCGCGAGGGTCAATTAGTAGTTTCGATAAGCAGTTTTCAGTGGAACGCAAGTCATGCAAGATCGGTTCCTTCGAGCGCTAGTTCTTTACTTGGTTTTGACGGTCTTGTTTGGCATCTTGGAACGCTTTTTTGCGAGTATTCCTGAGCAACCCAGATTTCGACGGGGCTATTGGCTGGATAGCTTTTATTGGTTCCTAACGCCGATGGTGATTCAGGTTCTCAGCATGGGGGCGATCGCCCTATGCCTCCTGCCCGTGTACCTGCTATTGGGGCGATCGCTCGACTGGCAAAGCGTGCTGACGGGCTACGGCTGGGCGGCGCAACTGCCGCTGTGGGTGCAGGGCTTGATTATGATTGTGGTGGGCGACGGCATCGGCTATTGGACGCATCGCTTGCAACACGCCGAGCCGCTATGGGATTATCACGCCGTCCACCACAGCGCGGAAACGATGGACTGGCTGACGGCGGTGCGGCTGCACCCGGTGAATGACATCATCTCGCGGGTGTGTCAGGCATCGCCGCTGCTGATTCTGGGCTTTTCGCCCGTGGCTGTTGAAATGTACACCATTTTCCTGTCTAGCTACGTGGCGCTGATTCATGCCAACGTTCGCTGGACCTATGGCCCGCTGGGGTATCTCATCTCCAGCCCTGCCTTTCACCGCTGGCACCACACACGAGAAGAAGCCGGACTGGGCTGCAATTTTGCGGGGCTATTTCCGATCTACGACCTGATGTTTGACACTTTCTATCTGCCCCAGGGACAGCAGCCCCACAATTTTGGCATTTGTGGCAAGCCAATTCCCGAAAACCTGGGAGCGCATTTGCTCTACCCGCTGCGGCGGTGGCTGGGCAGATCGAATCGCAGTCAGCCGAACGAGGTCTAGTGCTGCGTCAACGTTAGAAATTAGGGTTTGTAGTGAGCGCTTTAGCGCTAAAGCAGAAATTAGGGTTTGTAGTGAGCGCTTTAGCGCTAAAGCAGAAATTAGGGTTTGTAGTGAGCGCTTTAGCGCTAAAGCGCCGACTACGAACTGAGGGGTCAACCCTAGAATTAGGCTTGGACAAAGCACTAAGGTTTGATTTTGGAGTTTAGATTGGCAATTTTGGATTGTCAGACCGGGGGCTTGCGAGGCGTTTAGCGATCTCTCGCAGCGCTACAGGGCATCTGGGTCGATGCCCAGTTCTCGGAGCTTTGTGGCGAGGCGATCGCCCCGCTGCTGCTCCATATCTGCCCGCTGTTGTTCTATCCGCGCTGCTTCTTCGGGCGTGGGCACTAGGCTGCCGTCGGGTCGAAAAAACCGAAGCTGTTCGTCGTGAACACCCAGAAATAGCTGAAGCTGGTCGCTCCATCGCCGCCCCTGGTCGTTGGGCGCAATCGGCTCGTAGCGTCCGCGTACCAGCGAAAATCCTTCAAACTCAAGGCTGACAGGATCAAACCAGAAATATTCCAGCGTCCGAAAGGTGTCTTGATAAATCTCCTTTTTTAGCCCCCGATCCACGCTGGCGGTCGAGTCCGACAGCAATTCCACAATCACGTTGGGATATTTGCCGTCTTCTTCCCACAACGTCCAACTTTTGCGCGGGCGGCGCTCGGTTCCCAGCACGACAAAAAAGTCCGGCCCGCAAAAATCCTCAGACTTGCGCTGGTTGGGGCTGTAGTAGATTGTCAGGTTGCCTGCGGCGAAGTAGTCGGTGCGGTCTTGCCAGAGCCAGTTGAGGGAGGTCAGCAAGAGAATGAGCTGCTGAAGATGCAGTGAGCTTTCTAAGGGCGGTTCGTGGCTGGAGAGATTGCCCAGCGGGACGATTAACGGCGGGTCGAGTTGGGGTTGCTCAATGGCGGGGTCTTGATCTTTGGCAACCGACATGATGAGAGGGGCAAGGGGATGGCGTTCAGTGTAGCGTTCAGAGGGTTGGGATGGTGTAGGGGGGGCGAGTTGCAGCCGCAAGCCTTACCGAAAACCTTAAAGGAACGTGTAGGGTCTGTCACAGGAGACAGCAAAACCCGTATGGTTTTTGAATAGCCTGATTGCTGCTTTGAATAGTCAGCGATCAAATTGCGATAGATAGTCCACCGACTGCACCCCAAGACCGTATGTCAAATCCCACGATTGAATCTATCCTGCACGAAGACCGCCAGTTTTTGCCGCCTGCCGCGTTTTCTCAGCAGGCGCATATCAAGACGCTGGAAGAATACGAGCAGCTTTATGAACGGGCAGCGGCCGACCCGCAAAAGTTTTGGGCGGAGCTGGCGCAAAGGAACTGCACTGGTGAGAAGTGGCAGACGGTGCTGGATTGGCAGCCGCCCTTTGCCAAATGGTTTGTGGGTGGCAAGATTAATATCTCCTATAACTGTCTCGATCGCCACTTAACGACCTGGCGCAAGAACAAGGCGGCGCTGATCTGGGAGGGCGAACCGGGCGACTCGCGCACGCTCACCTATGCCCAACTGCATCGTGAGGTTTGCCAGTTTGCCAATGTGCTGAAGCAACTGGGCGCGAAAAAAGGCGATGTGATCGGGATCTATATGCCGATGATTCCCGAAGCGGCGATCGCCATGCTGGCCTGTGCCCGCATTGGTGCGCCCCATACGGTCGTCTTTGGCGGGTTTAGCGCAGAAGCGTTGCGCGATCGCCTGAATGATGGCCAAGCCAAGCTCGTAATCACGGCAGACGGCGGCTGGCGCAAAGATGCCATCGTGCCGCTGAAGGAGCAGGTGGACAAGGCGCTGGAGGGCGGGGTCTGCCCCAGCGTGGACAATGTGCTGGTGGTGGAGCGCACAAAGCAAAAGGTGCATATGCAGGCGGGGCGCGACCACTGGTGGCATGACCTGCGCCAGGGCGTGTCGGCGGATTGCCCTGCGGAGCCGATGGACAGCGAAGACCTGCTGTTTGTCCTCTACACCTCCGGCAGCACGGGCAAGCCGAAGGGCGTGGTTCACACGACCGCTGGCTACAACCTCTACACCCACATGACGACCAAGTGGATCTTTGACCTGCAAGATACCGATATGTATTGGTGTACGGCCGACGTGGGCTGGATTACGGGGCACAGCTACATTGTCTACGGGCCGCTCTCGAACGGGGCGACAACGGTGATGTATGAGGGTGCGCCACGGGCATCGAATCCGGGCTGCTTTTGGGACGTGATCGAGAAATATGGCGTGACGATTTTCTACACCGCGCCGACGGCGATCCGCGCCTTTATCAAGATGGGCGAACACCATCCCCGCGCCCGCAATCTGTCGTCGCTGCGGCTATTGGGCACGGTGGGCGAGCC contains:
- the acs gene encoding acetate--CoA ligase, translating into MSNPTIESILHEDRQFLPPAAFSQQAHIKTLEEYEQLYERAAADPQKFWAELAQRNCTGEKWQTVLDWQPPFAKWFVGGKINISYNCLDRHLTTWRKNKAALIWEGEPGDSRTLTYAQLHREVCQFANVLKQLGAKKGDVIGIYMPMIPEAAIAMLACARIGAPHTVVFGGFSAEALRDRLNDGQAKLVITADGGWRKDAIVPLKEQVDKALEGGVCPSVDNVLVVERTKQKVHMQAGRDHWWHDLRQGVSADCPAEPMDSEDLLFVLYTSGSTGKPKGVVHTTAGYNLYTHMTTKWIFDLQDTDMYWCTADVGWITGHSYIVYGPLSNGATTVMYEGAPRASNPGCFWDVIEKYGVTIFYTAPTAIRAFIKMGEHHPRARNLSSLRLLGTVGEPINPEAWMWYHSVIGGERCPIVDTWWQTETGGIMITPLPGAIATKPGSATRPFPGILADVVDLEGNPVPANEGGYLVVKHPWPSMMRTVYGDDDRFRRTYWEHIPPKDGQYLYFAGDGARKDEDGYFWVMGRVDDVISVSGHRLGTMEIESALVSHPAVAEAAVVGKPDEIKGEDIVAFVSLESNVTPSEELVAELKQHVVAEIGALARPGEIRFSDALPKTRSGKIMRRLLRSLAAGQEISGDTSTLEDRSVLDRLREGA
- a CDS encoding sterol desaturase family protein, translating into MQDRFLRALVLYLVLTVLFGILERFFASIPEQPRFRRGYWLDSFYWFLTPMVIQVLSMGAIALCLLPVYLLLGRSLDWQSVLTGYGWAAQLPLWVQGLIMIVVGDGIGYWTHRLQHAEPLWDYHAVHHSAETMDWLTAVRLHPVNDIISRVCQASPLLILGFSPVAVEMYTIFLSSYVALIHANVRWTYGPLGYLISSPAFHRWHHTREEAGLGCNFAGLFPIYDLMFDTFYLPQGQQPHNFGICGKPIPENLGAHLLYPLRRWLGRSNRSQPNEV
- a CDS encoding Uma2 family endonuclease; its protein translation is MSVAKDQDPAIEQPQLDPPLIVPLGNLSSHEPPLESSLHLQQLILLLTSLNWLWQDRTDYFAAGNLTIYYSPNQRKSEDFCGPDFFVVLGTERRPRKSWTLWEEDGKYPNVIVELLSDSTASVDRGLKKEIYQDTFRTLEYFWFDPVSLEFEGFSLVRGRYEPIAPNDQGRRWSDQLQLFLGVHDEQLRFFRPDGSLVPTPEEAARIEQQRADMEQQRGDRLATKLRELGIDPDAL